From a region of the Eulemur rufifrons isolate Redbay chromosome 7, OSU_ERuf_1, whole genome shotgun sequence genome:
- the LOC138387456 gene encoding olfactory receptor 13C3, translating into MIIPVICTICFFAVNICYVRYFSDILKANDMSEINQTLVSEFLLLGLSGYPKTEIIYFAVILVMYLVILIGNSVLIIASIFDSHLHTPMYFFLGNLSFLDICYTSSSVPSTLVSLISKKRNISFSGCTVQMFFGFAMGSTECLLLSMMAFDRYVAICNPLRYTIIMNKVVYVLMASVSWLSGGINSVVQTSLAMRLPFCGNNIINHFTCEILAVLKLACADISLNIVTMVISNMAFLVLPLLVIFFSYVFILYTILRMNSATGRRKAFSTCSAHLTVVIIFYGTIFFMYAKPKSQDLNGKDKFQTSDKLISLFYGVVTPMLNPIIYSLRNKDVKAAVKYLLHQKSIH; encoded by the coding sequence ATGATCATTCCGGTAATTTGTACCATTTGTTTCTTTGCAGTGAATATATGTTATGTTAGGTATTTTTCTGACATCCTCAAAGCGAATGACATGAGTGAGATTAATCAGACACTTGtatcagaatttcttcttcttggtcTTTCTGGATACCCCAAAACTGAGATCATTTACTTTGCTGTGATTCTAGTTATGTACCTAGTGATTCTAATTGGCAACAGTGTTCTGATCATAGCAAGCATCTTTGATTCTCATCTTCACActcccatgtacttcttcctgggCAACCTTTCTTTCCTGGATATCTGCTATACATCCTCCTCTGTTCCCTCAACATTGGTGAGTTTgatctcaaagaaaagaaacatttccttCTCTGGATGTACAGTGCAGATGTTCTTTGGGTTTGCAATGGGCTCAACAGAATGTTTGCTTCTCAGCATGATGGCAtttgaccgctatgtggccatctgcaacccTCTGAGATATACCATCATCATGAACAAGGTGGTGTATGTACTGATGGCTTCTGTGTCATGGCTCTCTGGTGGAATCAATTCAGTCGTGCAAACATCACTTGCCATGAGATTGCCTTTCTGTGGGAATAATATTATCAATCATTTCACATGTGAAATATTAGCTGTCCTCAAGCTAGCTTGTGCTGATATATCCCTCAATATTGTTACCATGGTGATATCAAATATGGCCTTCCTGGTTCTTCCTCTGctggtcatttttttctcctatgtgTTCATCCTCTACACCATCTTGAGAATGAACTCAGCCACAGGGAGACGCAAGGCCTTTTCTACCTGCTCAGCTCACCTGACTGTGGTGATCATATTTTATGGTACCATCTTCTTTATGTATGCAAAACCCAAGTCTCAAGACCTAAATGGAAAAGACAAGTTTCAAACTTCAGACAAGctcatttctctgttttatgGGGTAGTAACCCCCATGCTGAATCCTATAATCTATAGCTTAAGAAATAAGGATGTAAAAGCTGCTGTAAAATATCTGTTGCACCAAAAGTCTATTCATTAA
- the LOC138387455 gene encoding olfactory receptor 13F1-like — protein sequence MSQANWTDFFFLGFSRYPKVEAIIFVLCLLMYLITLLGNVTLISITILDSHLHTPMYFFLSNLSFLDIWYTSSALTPMLANFVSGKNTISFSECAAQMYFSLALGSTECVLLSMMAYDRYVAICNPLRYPIIMNRRVCMQIAAGSWVTGCLTALVETMSVLPLSLCGNSSINHFTCEILAVLKLVCVDTSMVQLIMLVISILLLPMPMLLICISYAFILSSILRVSSVDGRSKAFSTCAAHLTVVVLFYGTALSMYLKPSAVDSQEIDKFIALLYIGLTPMLNPIIYSLRNKEVKMAVKKLLITIPFNSVLTSILR from the coding sequence ATGTCCCAGGCAAAttggacagatttttttttcctgggatttTCCCGCTACCCCAAAGTTGAGGCCATCATATTTGTGCTGTGTCTGCTGATGTACCTGATCACCTTGCTGGGCAATGTTACCCTCATCTCCATCACCATCCTGGATTCCCACCtgcacacccccatgtacttcttcctcagcAACCTCTCCTTTCTGGACATCTGGTACACCTCTTCTGCTCTCACTCCAATGCTGGCAAACTTTGTTTCAGGGAAAAACACCATCTCATTCTCAGAATGTGCCGCTCAGATGTACTTCTCTCTTGCCTTGGGCTCCACTGAGTGTGTGCTCCTCTCCATGATGGCATATGACCGgtatgtggccatctgcaacccCCTGAGATACCCCATCATCATGAACAGGAGGGTCTGCATGCAGATTGCGGCTGGTTCCTGGGTGACAGGCTGTCTCACTGCCCTGGTGGAAACGATGTCTGTGCTGCCGCTGTCTCTCTGTGGTAACAGCAGCATCAATCATTTCACATGTGAAATCCTGGCTGTCTTGAAATTGGTTTGTGTGGACACCTCCATGGTGCAGTTAATCATGCTGGTGATCAGCATACTTCTTCTTCCCATGCCAATGCTCCTCATTTGTATCTCTTATGCGTTTATTCTCTCCAGCATCCTGAGAGTCAGCTCAGTGGATGGTCGAAGCAAAGCCTTTTCAACATGCGCAGCCCACCTGACTGTGGTGGTTTTGTTCTATGGGACAGCTCTCTCTATGTACCTGAAGCCCTCAGCTGTAGATTCTcaggaaatagataaatttataGCTTTGCTATATATTGGATTAACCCCCATGCTGAATCCTATCATCTACAGTCTACGGAACAAAGAGGTAAAAATGGCTGTGAAAAAATTGCTGATCACAATTCCTTTTAATAGTGTTTTAACATCCATCCTCAGATAA
- the LOC138387454 gene encoding olfactory receptor 13F1, translating to MSQANWTDFFFLGFSRYPKVEAIIFVLCLLMYLITLLGNVTLISITILDSHLHTPMYFFLSNLSFLDIWYTSSALTPMLANFVSGKNTISFSGCAAQMYFSLALGSTECVLLSTMAYDRYVAICNPLRYPIIMNRRVCMQIAAGSWVTGCLTALVETMSVLPLSLCGNSSINHFTCEILAVLKLVCVDTSMVQLIMLVISVLLLPMPMLLICISYAFILSSILRVSSVDGRSKAFSTCAAHLTVVVLFYGTALSMYLKPSAVESQEIDKFMALVYAGLTPMLNPIIYSLRNKEVKMAVKKLLIRNPLNSVLISILK from the coding sequence ATGTCCCAGGCAAATTGGACAGATTTTTTCTTCCTGGGATTTTCCCGCTACCCCAAAGTTGAGGCCATCATATTTGTGCTGTGTCTGCTGATGTACCTGATCACCTTGCTGGGCAATGTTACCCTCATCTCCATCACCATCCTGGATTCCCACCtgcacacccccatgtacttcttcctcagcAACCTCTCCTTTCTGGACATCTGGTACACCTCTTCTGCTCTCACTCCAATGCTGGCAAACTTTGTTTCAGGGAAAAACACCATCTCGTTCTCAGGATGTGCCGCTCAGATGTACTTCTCTCTTGCCTTGGGCTCCACTGAATGTGTGCTCCTCTCCACGATGGCATATGACCGgtatgtggccatctgcaacccCCTGAGATACCCCATCATCATGAACAGGAGGGTCTGCATGCAGATTGCGGCTGGCTCCTGGGTGACGGGCTGTCTCACTGCCCTGGTGGAAACGATGTCTGTGCTGCCGCTGTCTCTCTGTGGTAACAGCAGCATCAATCATTTCACATGTGAAATCCTGGCTGTCTTGAAATTGGTTTGTGTGGACACCTCCATGGTGCAGTTAATCATGCTGGTGATCAGCGTACTTCTTCTTCCCATGCCAATGCTCCTCATTTGTATCTCTTATGCGTTTATTCTCTCCAGCATCCTGAGAGTCAGCTCAGTGGATGGTCGAAGCAAAGCCTTTTCAACATGCGCAGCCCACCTGACTGTGGTGGTTTTGTTCTATGGGACGGCTCTCTCCATGTACCTGAAGCCCTCAGCTGTAGAATCTcaggaaatagataaatttatgGCTTTGGTATATGCTGGATTAACCCCCATGCTGAATCCTATCATCTATAGTCTACGGAACAAAGAGGTAAAAATGGCTGTGAAAAAATTGCTGATCAGAAATCCTCTTAATAGTGTTTTAATATCCATCCTCAAATAA